GCCTGAAGAATATACCACGCTGTCGGAATGGACGCCGTGGACTTCTTCAGGAAGCTTGGCGCTGgagcaaaatttgatttaaaGAGATTTGGAAAAGATGCCCAACGTTTTATGGTATGTGCCGGTTGTTCAGTGAATTCAGTGAATGCCAAATATTCCATGACAATAAGTTAGTTGTGTGGTTGGTTTATATGTGAGACATTACGAGAGCCTGCTCTCATACATTTTCGTATCACAACCTTTTAGGTGGAACAGTTCTCAAATATTAATGTGTGATGGTATCTAAATTAAAATGAAACTCACAAATCTAAAGAAACATGTCCCCTACAGGTTGTGCGCTCCCAGGGAGAAGACTCGGCTGCTGATCAGATCTCGGCTATCGACTTTTTTGGGAAAGGCTCAAGCAGCAAGACTGAACCCCAGGATGCTGCTCCTTGTGATGAGGTTGAGGGGGAGAGTGAAGTTGGAGataaaaggaaaagaaagcCAGAAAACCTGACTGTTAAGTCgaagaaaaagaagagggaTATCAAGGTTGACACACAGGGTAAACATGAACACTTTTTGGCGGATGGCTAAGCAGTCTGTCTTTTTTTGCAATTGCAATAGTCTAGACATGAAAAATAATATTGGCCTAGAATAACACGTTTAATCTTGAAGCAGGAAGAATCTTGTTTCAATCAACCATTTCATAATCTATTATGAAAGCGTTATTGGGGACTGTATACTTTTGGCTTGAAAAGCTTTAGAGCTGGCTGACCACCTTGTTTTTCCTTCTGAAATAATCATGTCTTTCGTGAAGTAGTTGGTGGACCACAAGAAAGTAGTGGCTCTAATGGGATCAGCTGGACAACGTCTTCTGAAGGAAAACCCCAACAGCAGGAGGATGGAACGAAGAGGGCCTCCTTGAAGAGACTTAAAGACCTCCATAatgaaaaggtgtgtgtgtgtgtgtgtgtgtatgtatgtatgtatatgtatgtgtatatatatatatatatatatatatatatatatatatatatatatatatatatatatatatatataaggtgGTCAATTTGTATCCAAAGAGAAACCATACTCCACTAAAACATTTGGTTCTTCTCGAATAATTTATTTCAGGTCAACCGTATTCGTAATCAGAACCGCATATACGTCCATGGCACGGATGTCCCTGAACCGGTGTGCACGTTTGAGGAACTGCAGACCGAGTACCGCCTGAACCCACGAATTCTTCAGAATCTCCAAGAAGCCGGCCTGAGCTCTCCGACGCCCATCCAGATGCAGGCGGTTCCCCTGATGATGCATGTAAGCAGCGCTCCAGGGACTATTCAACACAGCCGACTACAGAATGCTACTGGACACTTTAGAGAACACTGGGATGGGTTTGGTCCTATACACCTGGCCCCACCTCTGCTCCATTGTGTCCTCGAGCTAGACAAACTGCTAATTGCCTTGTACGACTGACGACATGGTCGGGTGTGTAAACGGCACATTATTTAGGTTGAGTGGAGCCAACATCTAGAAGGGTCAGATAGTCTGATGTGTGGGGACTGAATCTGTTTCCTATTGTTTCTAGAACCGGGAGATCCTGGCTTGCGCTCCAACGGGATCAGGGAAGACGCTCGCCTTCTGTTTACCTCTGCTGGCTCACCTGAAGCAGCCTGCCAATCAGGGCTTCAGGGCCATCATCATCTCTCCCACCCGGGAGCTGGCTAGCCAGGTGCTCACATCAACCACCCACACCGTCACTTTCACAAAGTACCTGGATCCTATAACGCCCCAGTGCTGTGAGAAAGGGATATTGTAGTTCTTGGTATCTGTTTGTATTTTGACATATTTTTAACCAACCTCTTTTTCTGCTATCATTAGACCCACAGAGAGCTGGTTCGCCTGTCAGACGGTCTTGGGTTCAGAGTTCACATCATCGACAAGGCCTCCCTAGCAGCCAAGAAATACGGACCTCAGTCGAGTAAAAAATACGGTAAGATCAGTGAAATGCATTCTGAACTGACCAAACGGAGCCTAGTGAAACATGTAATAGTTTCTTGTAGTTGGAATGTGAGGCCTACTTGGACATTGCTCTGAAACACAAGTTTAAGAGAAAAGAGATCTTTTCAGCTTATTGCCTGTGCTCCTTTTGTGTTTCCAGATATCCTGGTGAGCACTCCGAATCGACTGATCTACCTTCTCAAAGAGGATCCTCCGGGGCTCGACCTGACCAGGTACAACCTTGGATTCAATCTGGTTTCATAATAAAGCTAGGCTACCTAGCTCATTGCTTAGCGATAGTTTGCCAACTGGGAGCAACTGACTATTCCAGTGGTTCGGCCTACGATGACTTACACATTAAAGTGGTTTTAGGTAGATGGTAAAGTTTAGGTGTTGGGTGTAACATTAATGGTTAGCTATACGGTTGGTCCGGGTTTGTTGGCGTTCTGGTCAGGCTAAGAACCTAGGGGAGGGGATTTTGGAGCATCAATAACCCCAGACATGTTGATCCGACTGCGTGTTACAGGGTGGAGTGGCTGGTGGTGGATGAGTCGGACAAGCTGTTTGAGGGCGGCAAGAGGGGCTTCCGGGATCAGCTGGCCACCCTGTTCCTCGCCTGCTCCTGTCCTCGCGTGCGCAGGGCCTTCTTCAGCGCCACGTGCACGTCGGAGGTGGAGCAGTGGTGCCGACTGAACCTCGACAACCTCGTCTCTGTCAACGTGGGCCAAAGGTAAAGCTCCCCTGTTGCTCGCTGGGTAACGTCCTGTACTCTGGTGGTCCAGGCGTCCTGTGGTGGTCCAGGAGGAGTAATGTGGGGGTCTGGGCATCATGTGGCGGTCCAGGCGTACTTCACGTGTGTGCCGTTGCGTTTTCCCATGGTGACTGTGCCGTCCGGTCCGTGCGTCCCCAGGAACACGGCGGTGGAGTCGGTGGAGCAGGAGCTGCTGTTTGTGGGAACTGAGAACGGGAAGCTGCTGGCAGTGAGGGACCTCATCAAAAAGGTAGCGTCCCCATGGTTGAAGACGGTGTTTCaaccatggggggggggcgggggggggtcttcggtgagggtttcagttcgtacgactattgttttgaacagtatcaacaatacattatttatctttattttttctttccctataaGAGTTTTGTACTTGGTttatgcataataattaaaaagtatcgataaaaaaataaaaaatatatacctatatatttattttttattatccattggtagtcaaggcggggccctattgttgttaaggcggctgccttaaccatacagtgctgggggaaacactggttgAATATCACAACTCTTCTTTAGAACTGACGGTCTGAACGTGGGAGTCATGTTGGTCTCTTTGTACTTCCTCAGGGTTTCATGCCCCCCATGCTAGTGTTTGTACAGTCAATCGATCGAGCGCGAGAACTCTTCCACGAGTTGGTCTACGAGGGCATCAATGTGGATGTCATCCATGCTGATCGCACACAGcaacaggtagagagacacacccacaccacattTTTGACCGGGGCCCAACACTGTTACAAGAGTGGGACGTCAGAACCTAACTTGGGTGCGATGTTTTGGTTTCTCTGCCAGAGGGACAATGTGATGAAGAGTTTCCGCTCAGGCGATATATGGGTGCTGATCTGCACTGCTATCCTGGCTAGAGGAATCGACTTCAAAGGAGTCAATCTGGTTCTGAACTACGACTTCCCAACCAGCGCCGTGGAGTACATCCACCGCATCGGTCAGTTCTCTCTGCAATCTGTCTCTTATCAACTGTTTCTGGGACTGAGAGGAtgtgtgttttaaaatgtgtgcaTTTTATTTGACATCCGTTGTCAGGACGCACGGGTAGAGCCGGGCACACAGGGAAAGCGGTCACCTTTTTCACAGAGAATGACAAGCCACTGCTGCGCAGGTATGCATGTACACGTCGCACAACACTACAAACATTTTAAACTGTGTAGAAACCGGTTCAGGGTTTTTCCACTGATCGGTGTCTTCGAAACAGTACTTTTATTGAAGGAGTTTGATTTCTAACAACAACACGTCTGTCCCATCTTCTTCAGCATTGCCAACGTGATC
The Gadus morhua chromosome 7, gadMor3.0, whole genome shotgun sequence DNA segment above includes these coding regions:
- the ddx52 gene encoding putative ATP-dependent RNA helicase DDX52 isoform X1, whose protein sequence is MDAVDFFRKLGAGAKFDLKRFGKDAQRFMVVRSQGEDSAADQISAIDFFGKGSSSKTEPQDAAPCDEVEGESEVGDKRKRKPENLTVKSKKKKRDIKVDTQVVGGPQESSGSNGISWTTSSEGKPQQQEDGTKRASLKRLKDLHNEKVNRIRNQNRIYVHGTDVPEPVCTFEELQTEYRLNPRILQNLQEAGLSSPTPIQMQAVPLMMHNREILACAPTGSGKTLAFCLPLLAHLKQPANQGFRAIIISPTRELASQTHRELVRLSDGLGFRVHIIDKASLAAKKYGPQSSKKYDILVSTPNRLIYLLKEDPPGLDLTRVEWLVVDESDKLFEGGKRGFRDQLATLFLACSCPRVRRAFFSATCTSEVEQWCRLNLDNLVSVNVGQRNTAVESVEQELLFVGTENGKLLAVRDLIKKGFMPPMLVFVQSIDRARELFHELVYEGINVDVIHADRTQQQRDNVMKSFRSGDIWVLICTAILARGIDFKGVNLVLNYDFPTSAVEYIHRIGRTGRAGHTGKAVTFFTENDKPLLRSIANVIKQAGCPVPDYMMGLKKIKGKLKRWLKQKPPHRATISTTPRSMMHRNDKGPKKLQKKKSQQAAGKPESGPQSVSNTMGGKGGEKQGKKKMQKTNQQISQKKGSKPKISPKKRGKKTKGDGGTA
- the ddx52 gene encoding putative ATP-dependent RNA helicase DDX52 isoform X2; this encodes MDAVDFFRKLGAGAKFDLKRFGKDAQRFMVVRSQGEDSAADQISAIDFFGKGSSSKTEPQDAAPCDEVEGESEVGDKRKRKPENLTVKSKKKKRDIKVDTQVGGPQESSGSNGISWTTSSEGKPQQQEDGTKRASLKRLKDLHNEKVNRIRNQNRIYVHGTDVPEPVCTFEELQTEYRLNPRILQNLQEAGLSSPTPIQMQAVPLMMHNREILACAPTGSGKTLAFCLPLLAHLKQPANQGFRAIIISPTRELASQTHRELVRLSDGLGFRVHIIDKASLAAKKYGPQSSKKYDILVSTPNRLIYLLKEDPPGLDLTRVEWLVVDESDKLFEGGKRGFRDQLATLFLACSCPRVRRAFFSATCTSEVEQWCRLNLDNLVSVNVGQRNTAVESVEQELLFVGTENGKLLAVRDLIKKGFMPPMLVFVQSIDRARELFHELVYEGINVDVIHADRTQQQRDNVMKSFRSGDIWVLICTAILARGIDFKGVNLVLNYDFPTSAVEYIHRIGRTGRAGHTGKAVTFFTENDKPLLRSIANVIKQAGCPVPDYMMGLKKIKGKLKRWLKQKPPHRATISTTPRSMMHRNDKGPKKLQKKKSQQAAGKPESGPQSVSNTMGGKGGEKQGKKKMQKTNQQISQKKGSKPKISPKKRGKKTKGDGGTA